One Anaerobacillus alkaliphilus DNA window includes the following coding sequences:
- a CDS encoding methyl-accepting chemotaxis protein: protein MADHLQIIQERNKLLMKLLWFSFGLGLASNFISQVPSSGIIAFTITGILAVGTISFMTIKKIFVQYIQYVVVVGFSILIFVMVFTSPKLSNYFMIYVAVAFMTLYHNYRSIAAASISGLILSNYFFWAYRDEMFFGVDHKVFLSMNVMYIVITGVLISQARIGEKMQQQMDQQHKAMLEGKEKVDQLLTEVGNSVQVITNFSETLKGNIGATATISNELTSAFAEVTKGVEAQAVSVADMNESMSSTKEVVSNVSKISMEMGVISSQTRDLTITGNDYVTELSLHINQVNESIATSSQLLRELNIQTNQIGDILTSISEISNQTNLLALNAAIEAARAGEHGKGFAVVAQEVRKLAEGSQRSTIEISQILTEIQEKTMLVTKHIETGEQSVSTSISATKQTKDNFELILENTASVASQAEKVKMMLLQLEEVSAAMSNEIVSVSGVTQHSSSQTEEILAHVEEQHQRIKTIMDSFIQLDDLTKQLQGLLDTDA from the coding sequence ATGGCTGATCATCTACAAATAATCCAAGAGCGCAACAAGTTACTTATGAAGTTATTATGGTTTTCGTTCGGTTTAGGACTAGCTAGTAATTTCATCTCACAAGTACCATCAAGTGGAATTATTGCATTTACCATCACAGGAATTTTGGCAGTGGGAACCATTTCGTTTATGACGATAAAAAAGATTTTTGTCCAATATATCCAATATGTTGTGGTTGTTGGTTTTAGTATATTAATCTTTGTTATGGTCTTTACATCTCCAAAACTATCAAATTATTTTATGATATATGTTGCTGTTGCATTTATGACCCTATATCATAACTATCGCTCGATCGCAGCAGCATCGATCTCTGGTTTGATTTTGTCCAATTACTTCTTTTGGGCATATCGCGATGAGATGTTCTTTGGGGTTGACCATAAAGTCTTTCTATCAATGAATGTAATGTACATCGTTATTACGGGTGTATTAATATCGCAGGCAAGAATAGGCGAGAAAATGCAGCAGCAGATGGACCAACAACATAAAGCAATGTTAGAAGGAAAAGAAAAAGTAGACCAGTTATTAACAGAGGTAGGAAATTCGGTACAAGTGATAACAAATTTTAGTGAAACATTAAAAGGAAATATAGGAGCAACCGCAACAATCTCTAATGAATTAACAAGTGCTTTTGCTGAAGTAACAAAGGGCGTGGAGGCACAAGCAGTCAGTGTAGCAGATATGAATGAGTCAATGTCGAGTACGAAAGAAGTAGTCTCAAATGTTTCAAAAATATCAATGGAAATGGGCGTTATTTCCTCACAAACAAGAGATCTTACAATTACTGGTAATGACTACGTGACAGAACTCTCTTTACATATAAATCAGGTGAATGAGTCAATAGCAACATCGAGTCAATTACTAAGAGAATTAAATATACAAACGAATCAAATAGGAGACATTTTAACTTCAATAAGTGAAATCTCTAATCAAACAAACCTCTTAGCCTTGAATGCTGCCATCGAAGCAGCAAGAGCTGGAGAACATGGGAAAGGCTTCGCAGTAGTTGCCCAAGAGGTTCGTAAATTAGCTGAAGGTTCTCAGAGGTCAACAATCGAAATCAGTCAAATATTGACCGAAATTCAAGAAAAGACAATGTTAGTGACAAAACATATTGAAACAGGTGAACAATCAGTATCTACTAGTATTTCTGCTACAAAACAAACGAAGGACAATTTCGAATTAATTTTAGAGAACACGGCAAGTGTAGCTTCACAAGCTGAGAAAGTAAAAATGATGCTGTTACAACTAGAAGAAGTATCAGCGGCTATGTCAAATGAAATCGTCTCAGTATCGGGTGTTACTCAGCATTCGAGTTCTCAAACAGAAGAAATATTAGCACATGTGGAAGAACAGCATCAGCGAATAAAGACTATCATGGATTCTTTTATACAGTTAGATGATTTAACAAAACAGTTACAAGGTTTGCTTGATACTGATGCATAA
- a CDS encoding HAD family hydrolase, which translates to MEQMIRNGQVFVFDLDGTLYEGTDHFDYYAERLLLDVAEENKEAFRIDYEKMKTGDHPVKIGKAYDVERDMVLTLDPFTLKVVKAENWAGEELSEEKKNELYSGLLAFNFETMIAIGDGWWLPFVAAKHYGVQKCYPRYVETKEYMVTEQFQLEQIPGVRQGLEKLKETKKIVLVTNSDIDDVGRLLKELNLDGIFEHIVTSAQKPSRTVEIFKQIIEQYEVKPEEVVSIGDNFINEIAPALQMGMSAIYIDPLQGDLSHDQLQVVKSLGDCF; encoded by the coding sequence ATGGAACAAATGATTAGAAATGGACAAGTTTTTGTATTTGATTTAGATGGAACTTTATATGAGGGAACGGATCACTTTGATTATTATGCTGAACGACTATTGTTGGACGTAGCAGAAGAAAATAAAGAGGCGTTTCGGATTGATTATGAAAAAATGAAGACCGGAGATCATCCTGTGAAGATTGGAAAAGCATATGACGTAGAGCGTGATATGGTTTTAACTCTTGACCCGTTTACGTTAAAAGTAGTCAAAGCAGAAAACTGGGCTGGAGAAGAGTTGTCCGAAGAAAAGAAAAATGAATTATATAGTGGTCTGTTAGCCTTCAATTTTGAAACAATGATTGCAATTGGGGATGGCTGGTGGCTACCATTCGTGGCTGCAAAGCATTATGGCGTGCAGAAATGTTATCCTCGATATGTTGAAACGAAGGAATATATGGTGACTGAACAATTTCAATTAGAACAAATTCCTGGTGTTAGACAAGGCCTTGAGAAACTAAAAGAAACAAAAAAAATTGTTCTTGTGACGAACAGTGATATTGATGATGTAGGTCGTTTGTTAAAAGAGTTAAATCTAGATGGGATTTTTGAGCATATTGTAACTTCTGCTCAAAAGCCTTCAAGAACAGTAGAAATTTTTAAACAAATCATTGAACAGTATGAAGTGAAGCCAGAAGAAGTAGTCTCTATCGGTGATAACTTTATCAACGAGATCGCCCCCGCACTTCAAATGGGGATGAGTGCTATTTATATCGATCCACTCCAAGGAGATCTTTCACATGACCAATTGCAAGTCGTCAAAAGTCTTGGAGACTGTTTTTAA
- a CDS encoding Crp/Fnr family transcriptional regulator: MFDNLEEETFLNELTKEEQALLLGKGTEIYIKSGSSLFLEGDPPTHIYLVRKGRIRLSKTNIEGKVLFFQLKQKDDFVGEFSLYNNLKATCNADVIKDAVLIRFERIVLEELCLENGSFALAFMKWFSKHHNILLSQFRDLIFCGKTGALYSILIRLSHAHGQIREDGVFINKKLTNQELANYIGATRESISRILKALINDGVISLQSKYITIHNLKFLQEQLRCEHCPYDECTI, translated from the coding sequence ATGTTTGACAATCTAGAAGAAGAGACTTTTCTTAATGAATTGACAAAAGAAGAACAAGCTTTATTACTAGGAAAGGGAACTGAAATTTATATAAAAAGTGGTAGCTCCTTGTTTTTAGAAGGTGACCCTCCAACCCATATCTATTTAGTAAGGAAAGGAAGAATTCGTTTAAGTAAGACAAACATCGAAGGGAAAGTGCTGTTCTTTCAACTTAAACAAAAAGATGATTTTGTCGGTGAGTTTAGCTTGTACAACAACTTAAAGGCAACATGTAATGCAGACGTTATTAAGGATGCAGTATTAATCCGTTTTGAGCGAATCGTTCTAGAAGAACTCTGCTTAGAAAATGGATCGTTTGCGTTAGCATTTATGAAATGGTTTTCGAAACATCATAATATTCTTCTCTCACAGTTTCGTGATTTAATTTTTTGTGGAAAGACTGGAGCACTTTATTCAATTCTAATTCGACTAAGTCATGCACATGGACAAATTCGTGAGGACGGGGTTTTCATTAACAAAAAGCTAACGAATCAAGAATTAGCAAATTATATCGGAGCTACTAGGGAGAGTATTAGTAGAATTCTAAAAGCCTTAATAAATGATGGGGTTATCTCGTTACAATCGAAATATATAACGATTCATAACTTAAAGTTCCTTCAAGAACAACTTCGCTGTGAACACTGTCCTTATGACGAATGTACAATTTGA
- the ald gene encoding alanine dehydrogenase, with protein MIIGVPKEIKNNENRVAITPAGVISFVNSGHEVMIETNAGVGSGFTNENYIEAGATILESAADVWNKADMVMKVKEPLSSEYEYFRDGLVLFTYLHLAAEPELAKALTSKGVIAIAYETVETNRTLPLLTPMSEVAGRMAAQIGAQFLEKPKGGKGILLAGVPGVKRAKVTVIGGGVVGTNAAKIAIGLGADVTIMDLSPERLRYLDDIFGSSVNTLMSNPLNIADAVRESDLVIGAVLIPGAKAPKLVTEDMIKTMSAGSVVVDVAIDQGGIFETVDRITTHSEPTYEKHGVVHYAVANMPGAVPRTSTIALTNVTIPYALQIANKGVFTAVTENKALELGVNVANGAVTYEAVAKDLGYDYVPVQEALHIRI; from the coding sequence ATGATTATTGGTGTACCTAAAGAGATTAAAAACAATGAAAATCGCGTTGCGATTACACCTGCTGGAGTTATTTCTTTCGTAAATTCAGGTCATGAAGTTATGATTGAAACAAACGCTGGTGTTGGTAGCGGTTTCACAAATGAAAATTATATTGAAGCAGGTGCTACAATTTTGGAATCTGCAGCTGATGTTTGGAACAAAGCTGACATGGTTATGAAAGTTAAGGAGCCTCTTTCATCAGAATATGAGTACTTCAGAGATGGATTAGTATTATTTACATACCTACATTTAGCTGCTGAACCAGAGTTAGCTAAAGCATTAACAAGTAAAGGTGTTATCGCCATTGCTTATGAAACGGTTGAAACAAATCGTACACTCCCACTACTTACACCTATGAGTGAGGTAGCAGGTAGAATGGCTGCCCAAATTGGTGCGCAATTCTTAGAAAAACCAAAAGGTGGCAAAGGAATTTTACTTGCTGGAGTTCCTGGAGTTAAGAGAGCGAAAGTAACAGTAATTGGTGGTGGGGTTGTAGGAACAAACGCTGCTAAAATTGCTATTGGTCTTGGCGCTGATGTAACGATTATGGATTTAAGCCCAGAGCGCTTACGTTATCTTGATGACATCTTTGGAAGCAGTGTTAACACACTTATGTCAAATCCGTTGAACATTGCTGATGCAGTCCGCGAATCTGACCTTGTTATTGGTGCAGTTCTTATTCCAGGTGCTAAAGCACCGAAACTTGTCACTGAGGACATGATCAAAACAATGTCCGCTGGATCAGTAGTTGTTGACGTTGCAATTGACCAAGGTGGTATTTTTGAAACTGTAGACCGTATCACAACTCACAGTGAGCCAACATATGAAAAACATGGTGTGGTTCACTACGCAGTAGCAAACATGCCAGGAGCTGTTCCACGTACTTCAACAATTGCTCTTACGAATGTTACAATTCCATATGCATTACAGATTGCTAACAAAGGTGTCTTTACTGCAGTTACTGAAAATAAAGCATTAGAGCTTGGAGTAAACGTTGCAAACGGCGCTGTTACTTATGAAGCTGTTGCTAAAGACTTAGGGTACGATTACGTTCCTGTACAAGAAGCTCTTCACATTCGAATTTAG
- the yidC gene encoding membrane protein insertase YidC — protein sequence MGINHQILTFKVKNFILLLVSILSFLALTGCGMEKVPITAETPGVFNHFLVYPFSWLLLKAAILFGNSYGLSIIGVTVLIRVALLPLMVKQSKNMKLMRELQPKLNLLKEKYAKKDEVTQKKLQEEMMMLFKSEGVNPIGSGCLPVLIQMPIMIAFYYAIMRTEELARHSFLWFDLGAADPFYLLPILAALMTYLQLKVSASLQPVANNQLAILNNIMPVMILVFALNLPSALSLYWVIGGVFGIVQTYFLNIDRSQVKEIVKGQ from the coding sequence ATGGGAATTAATCATCAAATACTCACGTTTAAGGTAAAGAATTTCATTTTATTATTAGTCTCAATACTTTCATTTTTAGCGCTAACAGGCTGCGGCATGGAGAAAGTACCAATTACAGCTGAAACACCTGGAGTGTTTAATCATTTCCTTGTGTACCCATTTTCTTGGTTACTTTTAAAAGCAGCTATTTTATTTGGAAATAGCTACGGACTGTCTATTATTGGAGTAACTGTTCTCATTCGAGTGGCTCTCTTACCTTTAATGGTAAAACAATCGAAAAACATGAAATTAATGAGAGAACTGCAACCAAAGCTTAACCTCTTAAAAGAAAAGTATGCAAAGAAAGATGAAGTAACGCAAAAGAAGCTTCAAGAAGAAATGATGATGTTGTTTAAATCAGAAGGTGTGAACCCCATTGGTAGTGGATGTTTACCCGTATTAATCCAAATGCCAATTATGATAGCCTTTTATTACGCAATTATGAGAACAGAGGAGTTAGCCAGACATTCATTTCTATGGTTTGATTTAGGAGCAGCTGATCCATTTTACCTCCTACCAATATTGGCAGCGCTCATGACTTACTTACAGCTAAAAGTGTCTGCTTCACTACAACCTGTAGCAAATAATCAATTAGCAATCCTAAACAATATTATGCCAGTCATGATATTAGTTTTCGCGTTAAATCTTCCTTCCGCCTTATCGTTGTACTGGGTAATCGGTGGAGTTTTCGGGATAGTTCAAACGTATTTCTTGAATATAGATCGTTCGCAGGTAAAGGAAATAGTGAAAGGTCAATAG
- a CDS encoding YrzI family small protein has product MVFNIFFLTITITKRQLSRVDLERALKAQINEQLVEENRQRSITLQRII; this is encoded by the coding sequence ATGGTATTTAATATTTTCTTTTTAACAATTACCATTACGAAACGACAATTATCTAGAGTTGATCTTGAGCGTGCGCTAAAAGCACAAATAAATGAACAACTTGTTGAAGAAAATCGTCAACGTAGTATAACACTACAACGTATAATATAA
- a CDS encoding sensor histidine kinase — MPESIKDVLLNVLFIFLPIIMYYFLWELRTKTKNGTITNYLFGLVCILSIYLTMSFPIYYQDGFLYDLRYLPLLFALLFAPIHISIFIVLFTILYRYYLGGDGFYFSLLTISLSYLLGFTIRQFFHSLSLRRKIAVTFLATFFVPLMSFFFIATFVKEITNILAMYSYLFIVPITASIMVFIIEKLNDQQLLKLELEKNDQLHLVSEFAASIAHEVRNPMTVSRGFIQLISNNEQISIKERQFLQLALGELDRAQAIITDYLSLAKPKDQRKKYFNVSESIEKVINCVEAYALINNVNVTSSIEPNTYLYGEEGKLIQAMINFVKNGIEAMPDGGEINIALTKFEDYFTIVVKDQGIGLSSDQIEQLGSAFFSTKEKGTGLGLLVSYNIVQTLGGVISVTSKKGSGTEFTLKFSNQKKTSTT, encoded by the coding sequence ATGCCAGAATCTATAAAAGATGTTTTGTTAAACGTTCTTTTTATCTTTTTGCCTATCATTATGTACTACTTTTTATGGGAACTCCGCACCAAAACTAAAAATGGCACCATCACTAATTACCTCTTCGGGTTAGTATGTATTCTCTCTATTTACCTTACTATGAGTTTTCCAATATACTATCAAGATGGTTTTTTATATGATTTACGCTATTTACCTCTGTTATTTGCTTTATTATTTGCACCGATACATATTAGTATTTTCATCGTCTTATTTACGATTTTGTACCGCTATTACCTAGGTGGAGATGGCTTTTATTTTTCATTACTTACCATTTCTCTATCCTATTTGTTAGGCTTCACAATTAGACAATTCTTCCATTCCCTGTCCTTAAGAAGAAAAATCGCTGTGACATTTTTAGCAACTTTCTTTGTCCCTTTAATGAGCTTTTTCTTTATTGCTACATTTGTTAAGGAGATTACTAACATTCTTGCCATGTATTCATATCTATTTATCGTTCCTATTACAGCCTCCATCATGGTATTTATTATAGAGAAATTAAACGACCAACAACTATTAAAGTTAGAGCTTGAAAAAAATGACCAACTTCATCTTGTCAGTGAATTTGCTGCATCCATTGCACATGAAGTTCGAAATCCAATGACTGTTTCACGTGGTTTTATCCAATTAATATCTAACAACGAACAAATTTCGATAAAGGAGCGCCAATTTTTACAATTAGCTCTAGGGGAATTAGATCGTGCTCAAGCTATTATTACAGATTACTTATCTTTAGCAAAACCAAAAGACCAGCGAAAAAAATACTTTAATGTCAGTGAATCGATTGAAAAGGTTATTAACTGCGTTGAGGCTTATGCTTTAATAAATAATGTAAATGTGACCTCATCAATAGAACCGAATACGTATCTTTATGGCGAAGAAGGTAAATTAATTCAGGCAATGATCAACTTTGTTAAAAATGGTATTGAAGCTATGCCAGATGGTGGAGAAATAAATATAGCTCTTACTAAATTTGAGGACTATTTTACAATTGTTGTAAAAGACCAAGGAATAGGGTTAAGTAGTGATCAAATAGAGCAACTTGGTTCTGCATTTTTTTCTACAAAAGAGAAAGGCACTGGATTAGGTTTGCTAGTTTCATATAATATCGTACAAACACTTGGTGGTGTAATCAGTGTGACTAGTAAAAAAGGCAGTGGGACAGAATTCACTCTTAAATTTTCCAACCAGAAAAAAACTTCTACTACATAG
- a CDS encoding YrzI family small protein: MLVNLFFFTITISKRKYSSDEIEKAYEMNKIESHIERSKSKQFEQMKFL, encoded by the coding sequence ATGTTAGTAAATTTATTCTTTTTCACTATAACGATATCAAAACGCAAATATTCTAGTGATGAAATTGAAAAAGCATATGAAATGAATAAGATCGAATCACATATTGAACGATCAAAATCTAAGCAGTTTGAACAAATGAAATTTCTATAA
- a CDS encoding UvrD-helicase domain-containing protein: MMNFNEEQKEAIFSEKPLVVISAGAGSGKTRVLTERFIYLCEQKLQEKLGNESSAIGAAVDEIVAITFTEKAAREMKDRIRGRIEEKRRSVETSYQEEEQPLARKYWLEQKEALDGALITTFHSFCHRLLHEYAFEADITPNFTILDDIQAKLIQIDIFEEMFDSPDYHRMWQPLFNYYTRNQLKDSVKSVYSQMKEIVATVSSIEEFFDSEQIIELQLSSIKTDQKNVLESFYRNVRPYIMMLEETDKAQKKIIEHFGTVSEHSLTDPETLFIELVDSMPKKINNAWQESNPPLFELYDQYFKPLKDTWKKLQLPTEAEIEELREIIKLFSHMLTVFHERYDSVKRERAALDFSDLQQRAISLLENEAVQNACRQKYKHMMIDEFQDTNQLQMNMLLYIKPAYRFVVGDGKQSIYSFRGADVSLMKELVEYSKQDHHSDFINMSTNYRTCDSIIQFVNEAFNEIMGGEESSSDVSYKINYTNINSHRNGSEEQKCRVELITIPAEVDNEKEETDDTNDDEVLQSEYEVITNRMLEIMSKQDPIVADKETWRGATWRDFAILIQARTKLAKLEKSLKDKGIPYVVYGGVGFYEKQEVRDMLTLLNWVNRPWEPLYILSLLRSPLFGVSVEGFLTIDECLEEETSLAAYIYGGHFQTDSHIDQNLREALEKLKQFYEEFVPYIPQSSMKEYLTDFFVNSGLKSMLLLQRNNIQLIKNVEKLIDVLAQFQTASLDELLKQVKQIAALSEKEGEAEVELAEGNMVHIMTVHASKGLEFPIVFLPDLAKGPKGDSGSIRFDKDVRLALQYKKEVDPLKSPEEKSSPSFKTIKSRSKDQAIEEAKRLFYVAVTRARDYLVLSTVAKNKSDSWYDMLTRALEENGHLHPFIKEIDQVPELDKWEDEGTIYQPPANVNKQLVQQSFSVSEVMTFINDPLNYYYKYIVKIEDEWLRETTETEWRNDGSVGLSGATLGSIVHRACELLDNGYDLAEAKEEALAIVEDEFDKNKYELGLDQLIQNYHILEELDLGSTVENEWPFIVEIEEVQLIGEIDKIVEKNGQYHLIDLKTNKSSNYNELVDYYTPQLYLYKMAFEQTYNRDVKDLSLFFMRGGKEGFYTIPLSTTYEEELRNVIKRMAFLKKTNAPKQAYIQL, from the coding sequence ATGATGAATTTTAACGAGGAACAAAAAGAAGCAATTTTTAGTGAAAAACCTCTCGTTGTAATATCAGCAGGAGCTGGGTCAGGAAAAACCCGGGTATTAACTGAACGTTTTATTTATCTATGTGAACAAAAGCTTCAAGAAAAATTAGGGAATGAAAGCTCAGCGATAGGGGCAGCAGTAGATGAAATTGTCGCAATTACCTTTACTGAGAAAGCAGCCCGAGAGATGAAAGATCGTATCCGCGGACGAATTGAAGAGAAACGGAGATCGGTTGAAACTAGTTATCAAGAAGAAGAGCAGCCTTTAGCGAGGAAATATTGGTTAGAACAAAAAGAGGCGTTGGACGGAGCATTAATAACAACATTCCATAGTTTTTGCCACAGGCTGTTACATGAATATGCCTTTGAAGCAGATATCACACCAAATTTTACGATACTAGATGACATCCAAGCTAAGCTTATTCAAATTGACATATTTGAAGAGATGTTCGACTCACCGGACTACCACCGGATGTGGCAACCTTTATTTAACTATTACACACGAAATCAGTTAAAAGATTCGGTAAAATCAGTGTATAGTCAGATGAAGGAAATAGTTGCAACCGTTTCTTCTATAGAGGAATTCTTTGATAGTGAACAAATTATTGAACTTCAATTAAGCTCTATTAAAACTGATCAGAAAAACGTACTTGAGAGTTTCTATAGAAATGTCAGGCCTTATATCATGATGTTAGAGGAGACAGATAAAGCTCAAAAGAAGATTATCGAGCATTTTGGAACTGTTAGTGAACACTCATTGACTGATCCTGAAACCCTTTTTATCGAGCTAGTAGATTCTATGCCGAAAAAAATCAACAATGCATGGCAGGAAAGTAATCCTCCTTTGTTTGAGTTATATGATCAGTACTTTAAACCACTGAAAGATACGTGGAAAAAACTTCAATTACCAACAGAAGCAGAAATTGAAGAGTTAAGAGAAATTATTAAACTCTTTTCTCATATGCTTACCGTATTTCATGAGCGGTATGACTCAGTGAAACGTGAACGTGCCGCACTAGATTTTTCAGATTTACAGCAACGAGCAATTTCACTTTTAGAAAATGAAGCGGTGCAAAACGCTTGCCGACAAAAGTACAAGCATATGATGATTGATGAGTTCCAGGATACAAATCAGCTTCAAATGAATATGTTGCTATATATTAAACCAGCATACAGATTTGTCGTCGGCGACGGTAAACAATCGATTTACAGTTTCAGAGGTGCTGATGTTAGTTTGATGAAAGAGTTAGTTGAATACTCTAAACAAGACCATCACAGCGACTTTATTAATATGAGCACAAATTATCGAACCTGTGATAGCATTATTCAATTTGTAAACGAGGCGTTTAATGAGATCATGGGTGGCGAAGAATCAAGCTCAGACGTTTCCTATAAAATTAATTATACGAATATCAATAGTCATCGTAATGGAAGCGAAGAACAAAAGTGTCGTGTTGAGTTGATTACGATTCCAGCTGAAGTAGATAACGAGAAAGAAGAAACTGATGATACTAATGATGATGAAGTTCTACAATCTGAATATGAAGTGATTACGAATCGAATGCTCGAAATCATGAGCAAGCAAGATCCAATAGTAGCCGATAAAGAGACGTGGCGAGGAGCTACATGGCGTGATTTTGCCATCTTAATCCAGGCTAGAACGAAGTTAGCAAAGTTAGAGAAATCATTAAAAGATAAAGGAATTCCTTATGTCGTCTACGGTGGAGTTGGGTTCTATGAAAAGCAAGAAGTAAGAGATATGCTCACACTTCTAAACTGGGTTAATCGCCCATGGGAGCCACTTTATATTCTTTCATTATTACGTAGTCCTTTATTCGGAGTTTCAGTAGAAGGATTTTTAACGATTGATGAATGCTTAGAAGAAGAAACTAGTTTGGCAGCCTATATATATGGGGGACACTTTCAAACTGATAGTCATATTGATCAAAATCTTCGAGAAGCACTAGAAAAGTTAAAACAGTTTTATGAAGAGTTTGTTCCTTATATACCTCAATCTTCAATGAAAGAGTATTTAACAGATTTTTTTGTGAATTCAGGTTTAAAGTCAATGTTGCTGCTTCAAAGAAACAATATCCAATTAATTAAGAACGTGGAAAAGTTAATTGATGTTTTGGCACAGTTTCAAACCGCTTCCCTAGATGAGTTGTTAAAACAAGTGAAACAGATAGCAGCCTTGTCTGAGAAAGAAGGCGAAGCTGAAGTTGAGCTTGCTGAAGGAAATATGGTTCATATTATGACTGTACATGCTTCAAAAGGACTAGAATTTCCAATTGTTTTTCTACCTGATTTAGCAAAAGGTCCTAAAGGGGATTCAGGTAGTATCCGATTTGATAAAGACGTTCGCCTTGCCTTGCAGTATAAAAAAGAAGTAGATCCTTTGAAAAGCCCAGAAGAAAAATCTTCACCTTCATTTAAAACAATTAAATCTCGCTCTAAAGACCAAGCAATTGAGGAAGCTAAGCGATTATTTTATGTAGCTGTAACTCGGGCAAGAGACTATTTAGTCTTATCGACTGTCGCAAAGAATAAAAGTGATTCTTGGTATGACATGCTTACTCGCGCATTAGAAGAAAACGGACATTTGCATCCGTTCATCAAAGAAATAGATCAGGTACCTGAGTTGGATAAATGGGAAGATGAGGGAACAATTTATCAACCACCTGCTAATGTAAACAAACAGTTAGTTCAACAGAGTTTTTCTGTTTCTGAAGTTATGACTTTTATTAATGACCCCTTAAACTACTACTATAAATATATTGTAAAAATTGAAGATGAATGGTTAAGAGAAACTACGGAAACAGAATGGAGAAATGATGGTTCTGTTGGCTTATCAGGCGCAACTCTTGGTTCAATCGTTCACCGAGCTTGTGAACTATTAGATAATGGTTACGACTTGGCTGAGGCGAAAGAGGAAGCTCTAGCCATTGTAGAAGATGAGTTTGACAAAAACAAATACGAACTAGGGTTAGATCAACTTATTCAAAATTACCACATACTAGAAGAATTAGATTTAGGGTCTACGGTTGAGAATGAATGGCCATTTATAGTAGAAATTGAAGAAGTTCAACTTATTGGTGAAATCGATAAAATCGTAGAAAAGAATGGTCAGTATCATTTGATTGATTTAAAAACGAATAAGAGCTCAAATTACAATGAGTTAGTTGATTATTACACACCGCAACTCTACCTATACAAAATGGCTTTTGAGCAAACATATAATCGAGATGTAAAGGATCTGTCTTTATTTTTTATGAGGGGTGGCAAAGAAGGGTTTTATACAATACCGTTATCTACTACGTATGAGGAAGAGCTTAGGAATGTAATAAAAAGAATGGCGTTCCTCAAAAAGACAAACGCACCTAAACAGGCTTATATCCAGCTTTAA
- a CDS encoding KTSC domain-containing protein, with amino-acid sequence METTNFNSPHIKSATYDDITHSLYVRFTNGDYYVYYDVIPMDYVGFLSTEDHSQFVKDRLEMKYDKRRLH; translated from the coding sequence TTGGAAACAACAAACTTTAATTCTCCACATATTAAATCCGCAACATATGATGATATTACCCATTCCTTGTATGTTCGGTTTACCAACGGCGATTATTACGTCTATTACGATGTAATCCCAATGGATTACGTGGGGTTTCTCTCTACTGAAGATCATAGTCAATTTGTAAAAGACCGTTTAGAAATGAAATATGATAAGCGAAGACTTCACTAA
- a CDS encoding thioredoxin family protein codes for MEIKLLVTSSINCKLFERRVLEAVEAKGIYAEIEKIDSFPDAKKYGVIYMPALVVNGKVVSSGKLLSKEEILRLIFI; via the coding sequence ATGGAAATAAAACTCCTAGTGACATCATCTATTAATTGTAAACTTTTTGAGAGACGAGTATTAGAAGCTGTTGAAGCAAAAGGTATTTACGCTGAAATTGAAAAGATTGATTCCTTCCCAGACGCAAAAAAATATGGGGTTATCTATATGCCAGCACTAGTGGTGAATGGGAAAGTCGTATCAAGTGGGAAACTACTTTCCAAAGAAGAAATTTTGCGTTTAATTTTTATTTAA